The following are encoded in a window of Acropora muricata isolate sample 2 chromosome 6, ASM3666990v1, whole genome shotgun sequence genomic DNA:
- the LOC136920636 gene encoding uncharacterized protein, which produces MTSPKFACFNGCPPSGGQFPYDSVHELSKVTSLSEYFDAFQHYDKNKSGFITAKDLGNLMKSLGENPTENELQRIINTVDVDGNGKMDFQEFVQLMSKKNRLEMNLKEVKEAFRIFDQDDRGYVLTSELRQAFERLEEEIPEDELEEILEDSYHGKSRKLFFEEFKKMTRVQNYHSVTSSSHNCIN; this is translated from the exons ATGACTAGTCCAAAATTTGCGTGCTTTAATGGATGTCCACCCTCAGGTGGACAATTCCCTTACGACAGTGTTCACGAATTGTCCAAAGTTACATCACTTTCCG AGTATTTCGACGCTTTTCAACattatgacaaaaacaaaagcggCTTCATTACAGCAAAAGACCTTGGGAATCTAATGAAATCACTTGGCGAGAACCCAACGGAGAATGAACTTCAGAGGATCATAAATACGGTGGATGTGGATG GGAATGGCAAAATGGATTTCCAAGAATTTGTCCAACTCATGTCCAAGAAAAATCGACttgaaatgaatttaaaagaGGTTAAAGAAGCTTTCCGAATATTCGACCAAGATGACCGCGGTTATGTTCTCACCTCCGAACTCCGTCAGGCGTTCGAAAGATTAGAGGAAGAAATACCCGAAGATGAATTGGAGGAGATTTTAGAAGACAGCTATCATGGGAAAAGCAGAAAACTATTTTTTGAAG AATTCAAGAAGATGACAAGAGTGCAGAATTACCATAGTGTGACAAGTAGCTCGCACAACTGCATCAATTGA